The following nucleotide sequence is from Fundulus heteroclitus isolate FHET01 chromosome 24, MU-UCD_Fhet_4.1, whole genome shotgun sequence.
tgactctTTTAATTAGCACAGAAATTAGTTCGGCACATTTCAGAGAGTCTAAGAGAGCCTGGGGCTTTTCACAAAAATCACAGGTGGCTCATTTACCTGGAAACCTGGTTTTCGCTGGTactttctcctctgctgcatctcGGCAAAGGTAGCTGCCCCTGCTGCATAAGTGTAGGCCATGTGCGGTAGGAAGCCCATTTGATCCATGCCCGGGTAGGGCCTTAGACCTGGTATGCTGGCCTGCATGGGGGGCATGAAAGTTGCAGGGGGGAAAGCGCTCTGGGGTGGAAGTGACGTATACAAGGGTTTGGCAGCAAACGGGTTAATGCCAAAGATGGGGCTAGTGCTTTTTTCAAGGTTCCCATTGTTGGTGGCGCCTGGGAAATCCTTCTTGAGATAGGCCAAGTTCAGAGGCTCCTCGAAGTGCTCTCGGGGGGAAGGGATACTGTTGTGGTCGATGGTAATGCTGTTGACTTTCGGCCTGCTTTTGACAGTCAGTGCGTGCTTGGGCTCCTTCATGAGTCTCGGCAGGGAGAGGTCGAGCGGCTCGGCCTGCAGGTCTTCCGAAGTCAAGCTGTTTGGAGTGTAAGAGCTGCTGTGGGAGTTTTTCGAAGACGTGGAGGACAGGTTTAGAGGTGACGGGGTGTTGCTGCGGGAGTGGTCCAACTTTTCGCCTGCCGACTTGGCGCTCCCACCGAACTGGTGGCCCTTCAAATGTCTGAGTGAGTTGTCACAGTTGTTGACGTTGTTGTGGAGCTCCGCGATGGAGGGGGACGTGATGCGGTCAGCAGGTTTGATAAGAGACACGGGCGACCGAGCTGCCATAGAGTCTTTTGGTGGAGTTTGGTGGTTGTTTGTTCCGAGAACCATATCTGAGTTGTTCCTGTGCTCTAGTGGTGGGGTCCTGGTAGTGCTATACTCGTACATCTTTCGCTGCTCAAACCATTCCTTGACAAATTCCTGAGGAAGACCAACCGCTATGGAAATTTTGAGCAGCTCCTCTGAATTGGGCTCCATGTTCATTGCAAAGTAGGCTTTCAGCACAGACATGTGGTCCCTGTAAGGGTTGAGGGGGCCGGTGAGTCCCTTCTCTGACAAAATGGAGGCGTGGCAGTTCTTCTCCATGAATATCCCTGGTTTGTTAGCCATCAGATTCTCACTGGGCTGCAGCACAGCTTTGATCTCCTCGTTCATTTTGCACAGGTAGCGTTCATGTTGGTGCAAGGGGATTGGCCCCGGGAAGGTTTCTTTGCAATACTGACAAGCGTACGGTGTAAACATATTTTCCGGCACCTTCTCGTCCACGCCTCCTTCGAGCAAGTGGTTGGGTTTCTCTCGCTTGATATTGCTAATCTGTCTCTTTGAGTCTGTTGTCAAGCTCTGGAGGCAGGCTTTGGCTTCGTTCACTTTTTCTAACGTGTAGTCGATGATGCTCTTGGTGGCACCGTTGTGATTGACCAGCGGAAGACCGACCTGATGCCCCCCTTGCGATGTCAACCCTTgtttctgctcctccatctggtTTCCCAGCTCCTTCATGTAGGCCTTGAGCTTGGAGAGCTCCTCTGGCTTGCAGTCCATTTTCTGCCTGCACACAGTGTTGTCCACaatctgcagaaccttctgCACCTCGCTAAGGTTGTTCCCCAACGGACCTGGGTAGCCCGCAAACTGCGATTCAAGCCCGGCCATGCTCAGGTGCTGCAGAGGACTCTGAGCCGTCGAGTTGTGGTTGACCCCCATTGGGCTGTTCCCTCCCATCCCTCCGTTCATGAACGGCACAGGAGCGCCAAATCCGTGGGACGCCATCATCAGCTTGTAATCGTTAAAGTCAAGAGGCTCCGTTTTGATGCTCATGTGGTTCCCGTGATCGCCAAGGCCGAGCGACTTGCCGTTCTCGATCTTCTGACGCAGCTGGGTGATGGCAGTGTTGGTCGGTGAGGCAGAGGCCGAGGTGGGGGAGGAGCCTGGCTTCAGGTTGGTGCGCATGCGTCCGTTGACGGCAATCAGGCCAATGCACTTCTTGCTGCTTATGTGGGAGCTGTAGGAGCCTGAGTGGGAGAAGCGCTTCTTGCAGTTGGGACACTCGTAGGGTTTTTCACCTGAAAAGACAGACGTGTGCATTTAGAGACAGGTTTTTTTCTTATGCATCAAGCCATTATATGTCCTTACGTTTTAGAACATTCAACTGTGCTTATCAATGCTTTCTAAGTATCTTAAGGTCTTTTGAAGATGTTCTTTGGATTTTGGTTGCTTTTAGAGGTCTAATCTCAACAGAGCTGTTTGCTGAAAACCTAGCATACACCGGACCCATCTTTGCTTCATTATTTCTAGTATTTAGGCATAAAGTTCAGCTACTGTTGACCTACTGGAGCTACTTTGGTTTTGAGGACATATTTAGCATTCTTTTAGGGTTAACAGCTGAGAGAATCCCAGCCAGCGATTGCACATTCTTGCTCCAACTAGTagctctttgattttttttccctaaactGTATTCTAGGTGCATACTAAAGACATGAATGCCCTTTGTGTTTTCCCTAAACATCTTAGATAAAACGGAAACGTTCTAGACAAAATGGTTTTGTGTTATGTTTGGTCCCTTTTGGCTCAAGCTCTGTCCGACACCTACGCGTTTGCCCGACAAATCAATCGGACCTAAGGTCAAGACTTAGGAGTTCGCATTCTTTGAGCTCTCCTTATTTATGTTATCGCAGGCCGTCAGggtcaaaaagaaaacccaaatgTTCCCGTGCATTCCTGGAGCTCTTCAAAGGGGGCAGCACACACGGGGTGTAACTCACCGCTGTGAATCCGGAGGTGCTCCTTCAGGTGGTGCTTGTACTTGAAGGCCTTGCCGCACTCGGTGCATTTGAACTTGCGGTTGCCGGCCGCTTGGTTGAGCAGTTGGTGCTGCGAGGAAACACAGAGAAAGGAAAAggattaaacaaaatatttcggagagaaaagaggaagatgCACAAACGTGGTGAGGGTGAGAGTTCGGTGAATATTCACAATTGGTCGGCACGAGAACACGCGCAGAGCGGCCAACAAGGCGTCTTGGCTTCCTGTCCCCACCGCGGCGATAACGGAGAGAATCACATACCTTTTAATTTCCTGGATGCTCAGCCAAAAGGAGGGCTGCCTTTACAATCTGGCAGCCCggaaaaatagaataaatgaaACGAGGCTTTTTTAGAGCTTTCATTAGGAGCGCCGATCTGATCtactttttcattaattttggCCTAATCAGCTCAGAAAGTAGCACCGCGCACACCTGCATGCACCCTCTCTTCTTCAGAGCCGGCCTACTAGGCACGATGCGAGGACCAAAGGTGCGCATCAATGGAAATCTAATCAAAGTGGCTCAGCAGAGGAACGAATGCGGAGTGGGAGGTGTGGGACGAAGACAAATGCCGGGGGTGCGCGGCCGACTCTGCCCACATTCCTGGGGAGACAGATGGCGGCGCGCAGGACACTGGGAGGACTTGGAGGAATTGTTCAAACAGCCCCAACCTTCAGAGATCAAGCCGAGGGAAGAacggagggagggggggggcaccacTCGCATGTTGCTGAGTtgcataaacaaacagcaacagctGCTTCAcccgcccccccccctttttcacCTCCCCCACGAGGACCCCTGCTCGGTAAAGTTTCGCCTGCTGCTAATAGGACACAATTGCACCGTCAGGCTGCTCTCCTCCACGGCTTGTGGGCGGAGACTGCGCCGGCTGGGATGTTTGCATATGTATAAGCCCTAATTAGTCATATTCTAGCTAATTGGTTAAGAGAAGGAGGAGTATTAACGCTTGTAAACACACaagacagagcagagcagcGCCTGTTTACCTATCAGGACGTAATTCTTTATGTTAATCTGACTCGCTCCTCCTCGGTTGTGCTGTTTAATTACCAAATGTACATTTAATACACATGCGTGTTGCTTCTGTCTTGACTAATCAGTTGGTAATTAGATTGAGCGGCAGAAGGATCTCCATTTTGATCTCATCTGGTAGATCGATGGTTAAAGAGGTCTGAGCAGCTCTGTCGGGCCGGTGACCGGACCCTGACGGGGTGCCGTGGCATTGTAAGACGAGGCTCGCTCGTTCCCGGCCCCATCTGCTCACGTTCCCGCCCAGCTGGTAGATCAGGTACTGGCTGCTGACATCATCCTCGCTTCAGAGAGCGCCACGCTGCAAACACCCACGACCCGGGACTGCCCGCTGCGACGCCCCAAGGCGCACAATGTCATCTGGTACTGGCACCGCGGCGCCGGTGTTCTGTTGCTGACAAAATGAGGCCTGCCTGCCTGCAAGACTCAATTCTGGGGAAAATTAGCCCCCAGAACGTTTTCCATAATCACTGTTCCCTACTTTACCAGATGCATATTTAAGAAGTCTGCTGTACGCTCCAGACCGTTTTTAGAGAATGATTGCAAAACTTCATGAGGAATTtatgataaatatttaaataatggaatgaaggaaggaaggaaggaaggaaggaaggaaggaaggaaggaaggaaggaaggaaggaaggaaggaaggaaggaaggaaggaaggatggatggatggaaagaaggaagcaatgaaagaagaaaggaagcaaggaaggatggatagatggaaggatggatggatggaaggaaggaaggatggatggaattaaggaaagaaggaaggaaacaatgaaagaaggaaggaagcaaggaagaaTGGATAGATgcaaggaaggatggatggatggatggatggatggatggatggaagggtggatagatggaaggaaggatggatgcatggatggaaggaaggaaagaaggaatgGAAGGATGAATAGATGAAAGgaaggatggatagatggaaggaaggaaggaatgacagaaggaaggaaggatgggtgcatggatggaaggaaggaaggaataaaggaaagatggatagatggaaggaaggaaggatggatgcatggatggaaggaaggaaggaataaaggaaggaagggtggatggaaggaaggaaggaaggatagaaggaaggaaggatggatgcatggatggaaggaaggaaggaataaaggaaagatggatggatagatggaaggaagggtggatggaaggaaggaaggatggatgcatggatggaaggaaggaaggaataaaggaaggaaggatggatagatggaaggaagtgtggatggaaggaaggaaggaaggaaggaaggaaggaaggaaggaaggaaggaaggaaggaaggaaggaaggaaggaaggaaggaaggaaggaaggaaggaaggaaggacagatgAAGGACGGACAGATGAAGCTGTAACTGATGTAGATGCACTTCCAGACTCTTCTCCACACCAGGAATGAACTCTGTGCTCAACGCTGCATCCAGAACAGATAATTTCCAGACTTGCTCTGAAATTTACGGCTCCAATTTCAAAACTTATAATTAGTCCCGACGTGCAGAAAGTCGAGCTAAACAGCCGTGGCTGCCGGATGCGGGACTTTAAGGTGATTCATGCTAACTTCCAGCGGATCCGCGTCACATCCCGGCCCTGCCCGGCATAAATCGCAGGGAGAGGGTACACAGATGTTTATGCGGAGCATGAAATTagaagcagggggggggggggggggtgatggagTGCCACCACTGCAGGcctgcagcagaacaacatTAAAGACCAGGAGTGGAGCGAAGTTAAGGAGCTGATAAAAATTTCCAAATTGGAAATTAACACAATCATTCGATCGTGAACACGAGGCTGGAAAATCATATCAGAGAGGGCCATCAAAAAACCATTTAGGGCCTCAATTAAAGTTATTACCATTAAAGGATCTGCATCTTCAAAATGCCATGAGAAATTAATAATGATTGCCAATCAGAAAAAATGATCTCCCTTCTGCGAAGGGATCGGGGGGCGCATTAGGGGCCCAGATGAAGGAGGCGAGGAGGAAAAGGAAAGTGAAAGTCACCTGATCCCTGGCGGGCTTGTGTGTGGCCATGTGCCGCTCCAGCTGAGTGCGGTAGGCGAACGTGTAGTTGCACAGGGGGCAGGCGAAGTTCTCCTCGTTCTTCTCGTGGCGGTACTTGATGTGCTCCTTGAGCGACGTCAGGCGCTTGTAGCCGCGGTCGCAGTAGGGGCAGGTCAACAGTTGGGCGAAGGCATCTGGCGTTCCAGGTGGCAGGTCTGCACGGGAGACAGCGGGAGGAGAGAAACAGGCCAAAAGGTCAGACAATCAATGGCAGCTAGCGGGCAGGCTGCCAGGGCGCCATGGGCCCTGTCCACGCAATCTGCTGCGAGGCTGGCATCCGCCGGACCGCTACCCCCTTCCAGCTCCTCGCCACCCCCGACCCGTCCGTAACCCCACGTGCTCCGTCCACCCCTCCGTCCACCCCTCCTCCCACCGCCGGCTTCGTGTCTGCGGCATGAATCACCAAGGAGCTCAAATCCAGCCTCCGAGGTGCTGCTATCTGATTTCAAGAGGCTGCCCAGCTGTTGCTGCGAGGCTGTAGGTAAACACCCAGGCATCCGGCGAATCTGTGGGACCAACAGCTGCCCGCTGCCGTCAGCGGGTGGAGGGGGGTGTCCAAAGACCCCCGGCCGGACGGCGTGTTGGCGCAGGATTCACGCTACGACGCGGGGCCCACATGTGCTTTCTCACGGATTCCCCAATGCCCTCGCTTTGGGAAGCTCTAAAGGATGCGGTGCAGGTTTGTGCAGCTGCAGCCTTTCAGGGTCACGACGGAGCACAAAGATGGAGGTGTTGACGTTTAGGAGACTTTTATTTACGTTGTTAGGAACTACGACGTCGGGATTTTGAGTAAATCCTTTAAGTTCCCCCTACCGGAAACTCGATAATGATCACGATTCACGCGTGAAGCCAATGTTCCACCGGATAAAACCAAAAGTTCATATTCCACATAAAAACGCTGCAGAGAATATTTTCTGAATTTACTTATTATGAGAACAGATctgaaaaatgtaaactttatTGACAAAATGCAACTCTGTGAAGCTAAATTAGCGCTACTGGCAGTAGTTTCTGCtaataaatacagttttctattaaagatatttctatttttttagtttaagtGCACAATCACATGcaaaaacaagtatttttaGTAGTTAATGTACTATTTAACTTCCTGTTTTGACCCCTCCTATGGATCCCTTGGATTATTCCGTAATCTCTACGAATCTTTGGAATAATGAGCTGAAACGTGATTAGATTAGATGTACAAAACTTAGATTTGAAGCTGTTTTCGGCATCAAATAtgttacatttataaataaattggtttaaaagtgttgagtttatttaaatacatcTAAAGTgagtttaaaaaggtttttaaacatgttaatCAGCGTCTGGAGCCTTGCCACCAACTCAACTGTACCCTGATTTGGTGGATTAGTGGAAaactttaaatcatttaaagcctcggtttttttaatttactagAACTTTTTGCTTTTACACAATACATGTTGGGTgggaaaaacagctttttatattttatgcaataaacatttaaacgAAACTAGTAGAAATGTTCCAAAttgctgttttttcccctaCATATTCAGAATTTAATCATACAAAAAGGATGCAGGAGAGCTAAATAAATGTTCCCCTTGGCTCTGGTGTCCCGTTTTAACACTTTTTGCTTCAAACACTCAAACAAAAATGACTGTGCTCCAAACTATTTCTGTTTCCTCAACTTTGAAAGGTGCAACTTGACGGCATCAAAAAAAGAGTACTCTGGATAACCCACTACACCAACTAGACGAGCGGAGTCGTACCGTTTTCCTCGGGCCCCGTGGCCTCCGGCGTCCCCAGCCGGCTCAGCTCCTCCGGGGCTTCTGGGTAAATGATGGCCGTGTCGCCGCGCTGCAGGTACTCGGCGATGCTCACCACGTGGCTGTCGCCGTCGTCCAGCTTTCGCTTGGCAAAGAAGTCCTCCAGCTCTGAAGTGCAATCCATGCTCTTgactggagagagagaggaggaggaggaggaggaaggagaggcGGTGGGATAAATTGgattcacttcttcttcttcttttttttttttttttcttccaccccCAGAGAAATGTCTTACAGGCGAATATTGGGGACGGTGTGGTGGATAGCCACCCTGAAACACTGCAGCCGCGCTTTGGGGGAGAATACGTCTACATTACGGGGCTTGCTTGTCACGGCGCGTCTGCTAAAACAAGAACTGTAACTTAATCCGGGCACAAATCAGAGATAAATGCGCCACTGTGCGCTGCGGAGGAGCGCTGTCTTGGAGAAACTTCGCTGACCTAATTTACCTCTGACAGAAGATCCGATTTTCACgtcaggaaaaaagaaaaaaaaaaaagaccctcgTTCAAGTTTAAACCCACATGTgtacacaaacatgcacacacaatcACCGCTTAATCAGCAGCAGCGCCACGTTTTCTTTCTATCAGCTCCCTCATAAAAAGGTCAATGGAGAGGccgtggcttttttttttttttttttttgtcggttCCGTGTCGAACAGATTACCGAGCCGCCAGCCGGAGCACGGCGGGAGAAGAAAGGAGGCACGCTCTGCCGCGGCTGAGCCCGACGCGTCTTAAGCCAGCCGCAGTGCTGAGGCCACACAATGTGAAATTATTTCCTGCTCCCTTCTCTTCGGGGGGAAACTCTTAAGCTGCAGCCGGGAGATAGCTGCAAACAAACGACAAAATAACCccccaacaacaaaaaaaaagagggaccCGGCAGCCTTCATTAGTCAAGCTGACTTTCAGGAACGCACCGGCGTTCCACACGTCCAACCTGCAGACTTCCCTTTAGGCTGCCTTGGCGTCTCATCaggcgtcccccccccccccccctccccgttAACGAGGCTTTTAAACCGCCAGCCAAGGTGAGCTTTAAAGAGCGGTTTGTTCAGCAGCCAATTTGCAAAAGGTCAAGGTAGTAGATATTTGGATGTCAAAAATGGCACTGAAATGTCACCGGTGCCAATGGATCACTTTTGAGCTGGACTTCCAGCTTTCCGCCGAGCTAATTGAGATTGTTGTGCCGACGGGGCTGACCACGCGCCACGTCTCAcgtttcggggggggggggggggggggagaagtcCTCGTCCCAGCGGCGCAGGAAATCACCTGGATCAGCGAGCGCTTCGGCGCCGGGACGTGATCGCACTGCTCATGCCTTTAAACAGAATCACATGTGACCCACATGTTGACTGCGACGTTTGGAGagagaaaatggaaaacattcGCAGCGTTTGGAGcaggaggagaaagagaaaacacCACGAGGAGCGGAGGGTAATCGAAGCTGAAGTCGAGGCTTTCGGAGGCGGGGCCGCGTGGCACTCTGTGTAGGGGGGGGGATTCGGTTCGCGGCGGCGGGCCAAAGGTTGTGAGGCCGCCCGGGTGAAATCATGGAATCAGCCCCCACACCTCGGAAGGCAACATGGCAGGCCGGGTACGGCTGCACCAGAACACACACGGTCTCATTAGTGGGTCTGTTCTCCCGGTTTGTTAAGTGCCCCGCCGACGGGTGTGGCCAGGTTAGCGGGCCTCAATGTGTCTGACGTCTTGTTTTCTGTTGCCTACGtccctctctgctgtgctgcagctCAGCAACCTCTCTAGCTCTGGTTGATACAATAACGCAGAATTACAACAAAGATCCAAGGTGAAACCCTTTTCTTTCAGGTgggaaagtttatttattattattattaagccCAAAGAATCGGTTGAAAACCTGACCTTTTAGAGCTTCCcaagctctgattggttgattggtCAGACTCCATCTCCACTGACTTTTTGTCCAGATATTCACTTAATTCAGCCTTTAAATGTACCTTTAAATTTGGACTTTGACCCGGTCGATGACGCGTAAACAACTTTTCCCCACTCTGTGCTCATGCGTCTTCAGTTAAATGATGCATAAGACGCACTCCTGACTGAGTTTTTCTAACTAAATCTACTTCGAATGTCACAGTTTTCATATGAATGTTATAACTGAACATTGGATTTCAGGAAAGGTATCAAACAAACTCAGCCTGCCAACATGTTTGCGCACCAACTTCcaacaaaagaaaagttttcatcTGAATTCCTCGGACTTCCATGCGATAGTTTTACAACGAGCAAGCCAATTAAATAAcccttttgacatttttagtTTCAGAGGCCAGAGATGGAAGATCTTATCTCACCTGTACCGTTTCCAACTGCCTGCAAGGTGGCTTCGGGCCCCAGGCCG
It contains:
- the zeb2b gene encoding zinc finger E-box-binding homeobox 2b isoform X1 — translated: MKQEIMADGPRCKRRKQANPRRKNAALNYENVVETGSETEEEDKLPVSEEDPLINGTGSPASLTNPEASPRAESHGLLTKDEEDDEMRDSGVEHIWPDNDILSASVDGTDEIKDDFDGLGPEATLQAVGNGTVKSMDCTSELEDFFAKRKLDDGDSHVVSIAEYLQRGDTAIIYPEAPEELSRLGTPEATGPEENDLPPGTPDAFAQLLTCPYCDRGYKRLTSLKEHIKYRHEKNEENFACPLCNYTFAYRTQLERHMATHKPARDQHQLLNQAAGNRKFKCTECGKAFKYKHHLKEHLRIHSGEKPYECPNCKKRFSHSGSYSSHISSKKCIGLIAVNGRMRTNLKPGSSPTSASASPTNTAITQLRQKIENGKSLGLGDHGNHMSIKTEPLDFNDYKLMMASHGFGAPVPFMNGGMGGNSPMGVNHNSTAQSPLQHLSMAGLESQFAGYPGPLGNNLSEVQKVLQIVDNTVCRQKMDCKPEELSKLKAYMKELGNQMEEQKQGLTSQGGHQVGLPLVNHNGATKSIIDYTLEKVNEAKACLQSLTTDSKRQISNIKREKPNHLLEGGVDEKVPENMFTPYACQYCKETFPGPIPLHQHERYLCKMNEEIKAVLQPSENLMANKPGIFMEKNCHASILSEKGLTGPLNPYRDHMSVLKAYFAMNMEPNSEELLKISIAVGLPQEFVKEWFEQRKMYEYSTTRTPPLEHRNNSDMVLGTNNHQTPPKDSMAARSPVSLIKPADRITSPSIAELHNNVNNCDNSLRHLKGHQFGGSAKSAGEKLDHSRSNTPSPLNLSSTSSKNSHSSSYTPNSLTSEDLQAEPLDLSLPRLMKEPKHALTVKSRPKVNSITIDHNSIPSPREHFEEPLNLAYLKKDFPGATNNGNLEKSTSPIFGINPFAAKPLYTSLPPQSAFPPATFMPPMQASIPGLRPYPGMDQMGFLPHMAYTYAAGAATFAEMQQRRKYQRKPGFQGDLLDGTPDYLSGLDDMTDPDSCLSRKKIKKTESGMYACDLCDKTFQKSSSLLRHKYEHTGKRPHQCQICKKAFKHKHHLIEHSRLHSGEKPYQCDKCGKRFSHSGSYSQHMNHRYSYCKREAEEREAAEREAREKGHLEPTELLMSRAYLQGMTPQGYPAELAEREAILRHDGVNGGIRAEGRKEVDGAYAKIGRRDEFEEEEEEESKSMDTDPDTLRDEEENGEHSMDDSSLDGKTETKSDHEDAMEDGM
- the zeb2b gene encoding zinc finger E-box-binding homeobox 2b isoform X2 → MKQEIMADGPRCKRRKQANPRRKNALNYENVVETGSETEEEDKLPVSEEDPLINGTGSPASLTNPEASPRAESHGLLTKDEEDDEMRDSGVEHIWPDNDILSASVDGTDEIKDDFDGLGPEATLQAVGNGTVKSMDCTSELEDFFAKRKLDDGDSHVVSIAEYLQRGDTAIIYPEAPEELSRLGTPEATGPEENDLPPGTPDAFAQLLTCPYCDRGYKRLTSLKEHIKYRHEKNEENFACPLCNYTFAYRTQLERHMATHKPARDQHQLLNQAAGNRKFKCTECGKAFKYKHHLKEHLRIHSGEKPYECPNCKKRFSHSGSYSSHISSKKCIGLIAVNGRMRTNLKPGSSPTSASASPTNTAITQLRQKIENGKSLGLGDHGNHMSIKTEPLDFNDYKLMMASHGFGAPVPFMNGGMGGNSPMGVNHNSTAQSPLQHLSMAGLESQFAGYPGPLGNNLSEVQKVLQIVDNTVCRQKMDCKPEELSKLKAYMKELGNQMEEQKQGLTSQGGHQVGLPLVNHNGATKSIIDYTLEKVNEAKACLQSLTTDSKRQISNIKREKPNHLLEGGVDEKVPENMFTPYACQYCKETFPGPIPLHQHERYLCKMNEEIKAVLQPSENLMANKPGIFMEKNCHASILSEKGLTGPLNPYRDHMSVLKAYFAMNMEPNSEELLKISIAVGLPQEFVKEWFEQRKMYEYSTTRTPPLEHRNNSDMVLGTNNHQTPPKDSMAARSPVSLIKPADRITSPSIAELHNNVNNCDNSLRHLKGHQFGGSAKSAGEKLDHSRSNTPSPLNLSSTSSKNSHSSSYTPNSLTSEDLQAEPLDLSLPRLMKEPKHALTVKSRPKVNSITIDHNSIPSPREHFEEPLNLAYLKKDFPGATNNGNLEKSTSPIFGINPFAAKPLYTSLPPQSAFPPATFMPPMQASIPGLRPYPGMDQMGFLPHMAYTYAAGAATFAEMQQRRKYQRKPGFQGDLLDGTPDYLSGLDDMTDPDSCLSRKKIKKTESGMYACDLCDKTFQKSSSLLRHKYEHTGKRPHQCQICKKAFKHKHHLIEHSRLHSGEKPYQCDKCGKRFSHSGSYSQHMNHRYSYCKREAEEREAAEREAREKGHLEPTELLMSRAYLQGMTPQGYPAELAEREAILRHDGVNGGIRAEGRKEVDGAYAKIGRRDEFEEEEEEESKSMDTDPDTLRDEEENGEHSMDDSSLDGKTETKSDHEDAMEDGM